In Zygosaccharomyces rouxii strain CBS732 chromosome D complete sequence, one DNA window encodes the following:
- the LEU3 gene encoding leucine-responsive transcriptional regulator LEU3 (similar to uniprot|P08638 Saccharomyces cerevisiae YLR451W LEU3 Zinc-finger transcription factor that regulates genes involved in branched chain amino acid biosynthesis and ammonia assimilation positively regulated by alpha-isopropylmalate an intermediate in leucine biosynthesis): protein MSKLETISPSPDSDAGGVDYDNNYKKESSVTGSTGSCLSRSRKFACVECRQQKSKCDAHDRAPEPCTKCQKKGVPCVLKKDFRRTYKRARNEAIEKRFKELTRTLTNLSSEEILKKIEQEQQALLDGQNFTKDKVKRLKQSGITVTPTSTAADGSQRANPLGSDWIYEFEHMQNVKEMTPEQLKCTPKTLGDIYMSSEDIAELFQEFAKRYHPFLPVIDITKGAERIYRLSPCLFWVMILTGLRRKFGATELMTKLSSMVKSILAEITISPIIRYTPSDSDEPVLNVASVYSVQAFLLYTFWPPLTSSLSADTSWNTIGTAMFQAIRVGLNSAEYSREYATANHELISEQVRTWVCCNIVSQYIASSFGFPAYVSFDHTVINVSRESPNDAEHSGVPTSIKQMAQIVHFENQVINTMNSNPSNALGIVGSEQKQPLLKVLNQQLTQLEINLENNELDSIRKFLFLVAKAHLLTYYFMDAFSTHKKNDNDIRTLSLSEIESNFETKCGLVKVYNASIDLLTHSTNMWQRDPAVIKYFPGVFVLNIWQAACIISKLVHSSLSSVLDVAKGKKAYQDAVSLTFNASVLKHDMAYRSSGIMRSIWSMFAKMHDDWKKDRVSQDEKFANDFNLGISVKSRMSVSVFFDCLYILREKCGMAKLKRESRKYEDDEEYGEEAIQEGSRLEINRGERERRLSEVKDPEEDARKIIRTIPLDPNPINASNASSTSSLGSPTSQTPDVVLLKDMLSRSSPREEIASRRTSSHQLATLPEARAVSSGPHTSLPSVFSIRKSQEPVRRVPTAEHVRTMASNGGASGAAPSSVPTQPSNESPNAMMEHWDNWESDMVWKDVDLLLNEFAFNPAV, encoded by the coding sequence ATGAGTAAACTTGAAACGATTAGTCCCTCTCCTGACTCTGACGCTGGTGGTGTAGATTACGATAATAACTACAAAAAGGAATCGAGTGTTACTGGTAGTACTGGTAGCTGTCTGAGCAGAAGTAGGAAATTTGCATGCGTAGAGTGTCGGCAGCAGAAATCCAAATGCGATGCTCACGATAGGGCACCAGAGCCCTGTACTAAATGTCAGAAGAAAGGTGTGCCATGTGTActaaagaaagatttcaGAAGAACCTACAAGAGGGCAAGAAATGAAGCTATCGAAAAGAGGTTCAAAGAACTGACTAGGACCTTAACGAATTTGAGctctgaagaaattttaaaaaagatCGAACAAGAACAGCAAGCATTATTAGATGGACagaattttaccaaggACAAAGTTAAGAGGCTCAAACAGTCTGGAATCACCGTCACCCCTACGTCCACAGCGGCAGATGGGTCACAAAGGGCTAATCCACTGGGATCTGATTGGATCTACGAATTTGAACATATGCAAAACGTGAAAGAGATGACCCCGGAACAACTGAAATGTACACCAAAGACTCTAGGTGATATCTATATGTCTAGTGAAGACATTGCAGAGCTGTTTCAAGAGTTTGCCAAGAGATATCATCCGTTTTTACCTGTAATTGACATTACCAAAGGTGCTGAAAGAATTTACCGGCTATCGCCATGCCTATTTTGGGTGATGATCTTGACAGGTCTACGTCGAAAGTTCGGTGCTACAGAACTAATGACAAAGCTTTCCAGTATGGTCAAATCTATATTGGCGGAAATTACAATTTCCCCCATTATTCGATATACTCCTTCGGACAGCGATGAGCCCGTACTCAATGTGGCCTCCGTGTATTCGGTCCAAGCTTTTTTACTTTACACCTTTTGGCCACCATTAACGTCATCATTAAGTGCCGATACTTCATGGAATACTATCGGTACCGCCATGTTCCAGGCAATACGTGTAGGTCTTAATTCTGCAGAATACTCCCGAGAATATGCAACTGCCAACCACGAATTAATTAGTGAGCAAGTTAGAACATGGGTTTGTTGCAATATTGTATCTCAATACATAGCATCCTCATTCGGGTTCCCTGCATACGTTTCATTCGATCACACGGTGATAAACGTATCACGGGAATCACCAAATGATGCTGAACATTCAGGCGTGCCAACTTCCATAAAGCAAATGGCTCAAATTGTCCACTTCGAGAATCAAGTTATTAATACCATGAACTCTAACCCGTCAAATGCATTGGGTATAGTCGGTAGCGAACAGAAACAGCCATTGTTAAAAGTTCTAAACCAGCAGTTGACGCAATTAGAaatcaatttggaaaataacGAGTTGGACAGCATAAGGAAATTCCTGTTTCTAGTGGCAAAGGCCCACCTTTTAACATATTACTTTATGGATGCCTTTTCTACCCATAAAAAGAACGATAACGATATTCGAACGTTATCCTTGTCAGAgattgaatcaaattttgagaCCAAATGTGGGTTGGTCAAAGTTTACAATGCATCCATCGATTTACTGACGCATTCTACCAACATGTGGCAGAGAGATCCAGCCGTAATCAAATATTTCCCCGGTGTATTTGTGCTGAACATCTGGCAAGCAGCTTGCATAATTAGTAAATTGGTTCATTCATCGCTTTCATCCGTACTAGATGTTGCCAAGGGTAAGAAAGCGTATCAAGATGCCGTATCATTAACTTTCAATGCGTCTGTTCTAAAGCACGATATGGCATACAGGTCTTCTGGTATAATGAGGAGCATCTGGAGCATGTTCGCAAAGATGCATGACGACTGGAAGAAAGATAGAGTGAGCCAGGATGAGAAATTCGCCAATGATTTTAACTTGGGCATAAGTGTCAAATCAAGAATGTCTGTAAGCGTATTTTTTGACTGCCTCTATATCCTTCGAGAGAAATGTGGGATGGCTAAATTGAAGAGAGAATCTCGGAAAtacgaagatgatgaggaaTATGGCGAAGAAGCCATCCAAGAGGGTTCTCGATTAGAAATCAACAGAGGAGAACGCGAGAGAAGGTTGAGTGAGGTTAAAGATCCAGAAGAGGATGCTAGAAAGATCATAAGAACCATTCCACTGGATCCAAATCCCATCAATGCAAGTAATGCAAGCAGTACTAGTAGCCTTGGTTCTCCAACAAGTCAAACACCTGATGTGGTCCTATTGAAAGATATGCTCTCAAGATCATCCCCCAGAGAAGAAATAGCATCACGCAGAACGTCATCACATCAATTGGCTACACTTCCTGAAGCGCGGGCCGTTTCTAGTGGACCTCACACTTCGTTACCGTCGGTATTTAGCATAAGGAAATCTCAAGAACCTGTGAGAAGGGTACCCACAGCAGAGCATGTGAGAACTATGGCTTCTAATGGAGGCGCTAGTGGTGCTGCTCCCAGTTCAGTACCGACACAACCCTCTAATGAATCGCCCAATGCCATGATGGAACATTGGGATAACTGGGAATCTGATATGGTTTGGAAAGATGTCGATCTTCTGCTGAACGAATTTGCTTTCAATCCTGCTGTATAG
- the SST2 gene encoding GTPase-activating protein SST2 (similar to uniprot|P11972 Saccharomyces cerevisiae YLR452C SST2 Protein involved in desensitization to alpha-factor pheromone member of the RGS (regulator of G-protein signalling) family GTPase-activating protein), which produces MTETEIKTDTLHEQASKSFRRTPNGLIFSEDLRAVFSVFLICLNLQDVDKESKKGVFRFQKTAYPFSFSIHDAAETMKHLELQVDMSVTCISISYTIQPEMAYYLLEVFMAAKLLHTPADRTRSLPKDKVLLQPTPKGVAILQKYVRDTGTKKIPDILTSDFNSMELFSFERSSETDSIIHSDYLIHILFITMMGFSPNVWSPSNPSDKIPCLSKLLEYSNNDDLTFENLQFTNFDQFQATKTEEEFNWQDHISDARLHDENRISPFAHRFFTNPDSDSHVQYYTSNCGLRLFRSKSYGPNKTLIDYSFTTKALWQWLMDCTDIMYPKEAVSVAAIFLKCGLIIPLLDNSSPRSRFYISRSCHYTFSRRGWDVCQWNIDNMGEISSPPSSVDGSGGSKRPKRESNFSDTTTAEENIFLKDTPCSDSDKTIVSPEYRFREFDDVLNDPGMRYLFRRHLENEFCVENLDAFFEIKKFSKKVKLLEKLNNTRKTGGTHRGGKGKVSDIKAVIDTALAKQANECLEIGYHIYASYISVGSPYQLNIDHTLRESISTIMLQPKLPLSKNFSFKIDVQDILSINEGNLGIVTSPLQKPEPALLRESMSKTKTKRRASVTKSVFNPMDVDSEAEGEVSPREVSGTSSFVPEVQEDKTLVTAIDMIRTLSPLFETLNQSLYRLMKVDSLQKFLNSSVYQGAVSLADI; this is translated from the coding sequence ATGACTGAGACTGAGATTAAGACAGATACTTTGCATGAACAAGCTTCTAAAAGTTTTAGGCGAACCCCGAATGgcttgatcttttcagaaGATTTAAGAGCAGTTTTCTCAGTGTTTTTAATCTGCTTAAATCTGCAAGATGTGGATAAAGAATCGAAGAAGGGAGTTTTCCGCTTCCAAAAGACTGCATATCCATTCTCATTCTCGATTCACGACGCAGCGGAGACCATGAAGCATTTAGAATTGCAGGTTGATATGAGTGTCACGTGCATTAGTATTTCGTATACCATCCAACCGGAGATGGCATATTATCTATTAGAAGTATTCATGGCCGCTAAATTACTTCATACGCCTGCCGATAGAACTCGTTCACTGCCAAAGGATAAAGTGTTATTACAACCTACCCCCAAGGGAGTTGCTATACTTCAAAAATACGTCAGAGATACTGgaacaaagaaaattccTGACATTCTAACATCtgattttaattcaatGGAACTGTTcagttttgaaagaagttCTGAAACAGATTCCATTATCCACAGTGACTATTTGATACATATCTTGTTTATTACGATGATGGGGTTTTCGCCAAACGTTTGGTCACCATCAAACCCAAGTGATAAAATCCCATGTTTATCAAAGCTTTTGGAGTATAGTAATAACGACGATttaacttttgaaaatttacaatttacaaattttgatcaatttcaagcGACTAAAACGGAGGAGGAGTTCAATTGGCAGGATCACATTTCTGATGCAAGGTTACATGATGAGAATAGGATATCACCATTTGCACATAGATTTTTCACAAATCCTGATTCAGATTCTCACGTTCAGTACTACACTTCTAATTGTGGACTAAGGTTGTTCAGAAGTAAATCATATGGACCAAATAAGACTTTAATCGATTATAGCTTTACTACAAAGGCACTTTGGCAATGGCTTATGGATTGTACTGATATAATGTATCCAAAGGAAGCAGTTTCTGTGGCGGCGATTTTTCTTAAATGTGGCCTAATCATACCGCTTTTGGATAATTCTTCTCCAAGGTCAAGATTTTACATTAGTAGATCTTGTCACTATACGTTTTCGAGACGTGGATGGGATGTTTGCCAATGGAATATTGACAATATGGGGGAAATCTCTAGTCCTCCTTCCAGTGTAGATGGTAGTGGCGGAAGCAAAAGGCCCAAAAGAGAatctaatttttcagaCACTACCACAGCTGAAGAAAACATTTTCCTAAAGGATACCCCCTGTTCAGATTCTGATAAGACGATCGTTTCTCCCGAATATAGGTTTAgagaatttgatgatgttcTAAACGATCCAGGAATGAGGTACCTCTTTAGAAGACAtcttgaaaatgaattctgtgtagaaaatttggatgcattttttgaaattaagaAATTTTCTAAGAAAGTGAAACTTTTGGAGAAACTAAACAATACCAGAAAGACCGGTGGTACTCATAGAGGTGGCAAGGGCAAAGTTTCAGATATTAAAGCTGTAATAGATACTGCCCTTGCAAAACAGGCAAATGAATGCCTTGAGATCGGATACCATATTTATGCATCTTACATCTCAGTTGGATCACCATATCAACTTAATATCGATCACACCTTAAGGGAATCGATTAGTACAATAATGTTACAACCAAAGTTACCACTTTCAAAAaacttttctttcaaaattgatgtTCAAGATATTTTATCAATCAATGAAGGAAATTTGGGAATAGTAACGAGTCCCTTGCAGAAACCAGAACCTGCACTACTTCGTGAAAGCATGTCCAAAACAAAAACGAAGAGGAGAGCTTCTGTAACGAAGTCCGTATTTAACCCTATGGATGTGGATTCAGAAGCAGAGGGGGAAGTTTCACCTAGAGAGGTTTCCGGTACGAGTTCGTTTGTCCCCGAAGTTCAAGAGGATAAAACCTTAGTTACCGCTATTGATATGATAAGAACACTATCACCTCTTTTCGAAACCTTAAACCAAAGTCTTTATCGATTGATGAAGGTGGATTcattacaaaaatttttgaattcaaGCGTGTATCAAGGGGCGGTTAGTCTGGCAGATATATAG
- a CDS encoding uncharacterized protein (similar to uniprot|P47159 Saccharomyces cerevisiae YJR124C Hypothetical ORF): MKLFREFRDSPRDIKLLWGSVFLRLLSYGITNQILTLFLNAIQMSESQIGWFMSLTLVGDVVCSYVLTWYADIWGRRTVLVYGSVMMVLSGLVFCFSTNFYWLLIFAIFGVISPSSDDVGPFKSIEESMLAHLTPHNKRPEIYALHALMGTTGGALGAIMCGALLHLIQKLKWVHTDLESYQAVFLLYALIAVGKVIIMLCLSRQTELDMHHHEPHTTEEDQPLIQHATEPKSANLSPETKSILVKLLVIFMLDSLGYGFMTSSWVIYYYAKYFMMGSMALGTLFFCNQIVSALSSIPSSFIARHMGPVKAMISAQAPSAVFFMLIPLVGHNLVLSILFLVLYSSTTAMDVTPRQILLTNIIKPQDLTKVMGTVNIGKTMARCVGPIFTGILAQRDHLALCYVISGSLVLAADCVLAFWFFRFDSSIKRQIT, translated from the coding sequence ATGAAGCTTTTCAGAGAGTTCAGGGATTCCCCTAGAGATATCAAATTACTCTGGGGATCAGTTTTCCTGAGGTTGTTGTCATATGGTATCACgaatcaaattttgacACTTTTTCTCAATGCAATCCAAATGTCAGAATCCCAAATAGGATGGTTCATGTCATTGACCCTTGTGGGTGACGTGGTGTGCTCTTACGTTTTGACATGGTATGCCGATATTTGGGGGAGACGTACTGTTCTAGTCTATGGATCTGTTATGATGGTACTAAGTGGGCTAGTGTTCTGCTTTAGTACCAATTTCTACTGGTTACTGATTTTCGCCATATTTGGTGTCATTTCTCCTTCAAGTGATGACGTTGGGCCcttcaaatccattgaaGAATCTATGCTTGCTCATCTAACACCTCATAATAAGAGGCCTGAAATTTATGCCCTACACGCGCTGATGGGGACCACTGGTGGTGCCCTGGGTGCTATAATGTGTGGTGCGTTATTgcatttgattcaaaaacTAAAATGGGTTCATACAGATTTAGAAAGTTATCAAGCTGTTTTCTTATTGTATGCCCTCATCGCAGTGGGTAAAGTAATCATTATGTTGTGTCTGTCTAGACAAACTGAATTGGATATGCATCATCATGAGCCACATACTACTGAAGAGGATCAACCTTTGATACAACATGCCACAGAACCTAAGAGCGCCAATCTATCTCCTGAGACTAAATCTATTTTAGTTAAACTTCTGGTAATTTTCATGTTAGATTCTCTTGGATATGGATTTATGACCAGTAGTTGGgttatttattattatgcCAAGTATTTTATGATGGGTTCGATGGCGTTGGGAACGCTATTTTTCTGTAATCAAATTGTATCAGCATTATCATCAATTCCATCATCCTTCATTGCTAGACATATGGGTCCTGTTAAGGCCATGATTTCTGCACAGGCACCTTCAGCGGTTTTCTTTATGCTAATACCGTTAGTTGGTCATAACCTAGTACTTTCTATCTTATTTTTGGTACTCTATTCTTCAACTACCGCCATGGATGTGACACCACGTCAAATTCTATTGACCAATATCATAAAGCCTCAGGATTTGACCAAAGTTATGGGCACCGTAAATATTGGGAAAACAATGGCACGTTGTGTTGGTCCCATCTTTACAGGAATATTAGCTCAAAGGGATCATTTGGCTCTGTGCTATGTGATTAGTGGGTCGCTAGTGCTTGCCGCCGACTGTGTATTGGCATTTTGGTTCTTTAGATTTGACAGTAGCATCAAGAGACAGATTACATAG
- the SGV1 gene encoding cyclin-dependent serine/threonine protein kinase SGV1 (some similarities with uniprot|P23293 Saccharomyces cerevisiae YPR161C SGV1 CDC28/cdc2 related protein kinase) produces the protein MSENESSNAKKPEFKYKIGKVKHTPTVQKDERNGLSFIELKPSPDEKVYGCTKFAGHYKEEKKLGQGTFGEVYRGIHLETQRQVAMKRIIVNVEKELFPITAHREITILRRLNHKNVIKLIEMVYDYPPGTNGRAAREMPYQSPSGKPPLMKSFYMILPYMVSDLSGILHNPRINLSLGDIKCIILQLLESLNYIHCQKYMHRDIKTANILIDHNGVVKLADFGLARLYYGAPPSLDFPGGAGSGAKYTSVVVTRWYRAPELVLGDKLYTTAVDMWGVGCVFAECFEKKPVLQGSTDIDQGHVIFKLLGTPTEEQWPLAWYLPGAELTRTNYPGTLKERFGKNLSEIGLDFLRKLLSLDPYKRLTAMSAIQHPFFKEEPLPCEKLILPCEESHEADIKRYKEEMHQAMSQKAPSAPRGHVTESSSESGSVPVFPRAPKPKSHFPTGPAASSRRPPPAPGTNLSRNHTSRFNYNNTNNNSYGGVNKPPHTSNFQKSRYNSRYGNNNNNNNLPSGPQQMPANPYQHRNGPPPYANPQQQPPSRYQGTNEKFYQHHTHRDPIIHNNNNNKNSSKPRLEEARSSRVSGVSAPLPRGPAMTQAPPPPPSISTPGESIQQNRPQEREQDGGNNQESSKDGSGTSDNNRKDIADLY, from the coding sequence ATGTCAGAGAATGAATCTAGTAATGCGAAAAAGCCAGAATTCAAGTATAAGATTGGTAAAGTGAAGCATACACCAACAGTACAAAAGGATGAACGTAATGGATTAAGTTTTATTGAGCTAAAGCCATCACCAGATGAGAAAGTTTATGGATGTACGAAGTTTGCAGGACATTacaaagaagagaaaaaattgggCCAAGGGACATTTGGAGAAGTCTACAGAGGGATTCATTTGGAGACTCAAAGGCAAGTAGCCATGAAAAGGATTATTGTCAATGTAGAAAAAGAACTTTTCCCCATAACGGCTCATCGAGAAATCACGATTCTGCGAAGGTTAAACCACAAGAATGTAATTAAACTCATAGAAATGGTTTACGATTATCCACCTGGTACTAATGGAAGAGCTGCCCGAGAAATGCCTTATCAATCACCATCAGGAAAACCTCCATTAATGAAATCATTTTACATGATATTGCCGTATATGGTTTCAGATTTGTCCGGGATATTGCATAATCCAAGGATTAATTTGAGTTTAGGTGATATAAAATGTATCATCTTGCAATTGTTAGAGAGTCTCAACTATATCCACTGTCAAAAATATATGCATAGGGACATAAAGACTGCAAACATTCTAATAGATCATAATGGTGTAGTGAAATTGGCAGATTTTGGGCTCGCGAGATTATACTATGGTGCCCCGCCATCACTGGATTTTCCGGGTGGTGCTGGTTCAGGAGCCAAGTACACGTCTGTGGTAGTCACCAGATGGTACAGGGCACCTGAATTAGTTCTTGGTGATAAATTGTATACTACAGCAGTCGACATGTGGGGGGTTGGTTGCGTATTTGCGGAATGCTTTGAGAAAAAACCTGTCCTTCAAGGATCCACCGATATCGATCAAGGCCATGTAATCTTCAAGTTATTAGGTACACCAACAGAGGAACAATGGCCGTTAGCGTGGTATTTACCTGGTGCAGAATTGACCAGAACCAATTATCCTGGAACGTTGAAAGAAAGgtttggtaaaaatttgagTGAGATCGGACTTGATTTCTTAAGGAAACTATTGTCCCTAGATCCCTATAAAAGACTAACTGCCATGTCAGCAATACAACAtcctttcttcaaagaggAGCCATTACCTTGTGAGAAGTTGATTCTTCCTTGTGAGGAAAGTCATGAAGCCGATATTAAGAGATACAAGGAAGAAATGCACCAAGCAATGTCTCAAAAGGCGCCTTCGGCTCCAAGAGGACATGTTACAGAATCAAGCTCAGAATCAGGATCTGTCCCCGTTTTTCCCAGAGCTCCAAAGCCAAAATCACATTTCCCTACAGGTCCGGCAGCTTCCTCTCGTAGaccaccacctgcaccGGGCACAAATTTATCGAGAAATCATACTTCTCGCTTTAACTacaataataccaataatAACAGTTACGGCGGGGTTAATAAACCACCTCATACAAgcaattttcaaaaatcgAGGTACAACAGTAGGTATggcaacaacaacaacaataacaaccTACCCTCGGGCCCACAGCAAATGCCTGCAAATCCATACCAACACAGAAATGGGCCTCCTCCCTATGCAAATCCACAGCAGCAGCCTCCTTCAAGATATCAGGGCACTAACGAAAAGTTCTACCAGCATCATACTCATCGAGACCCCATAATTcataataacaacaacaataaaaaTAGTTCCAAACCAAGGCTCGAGGAAGCAAGATCCTCGAGAGTTTCCGGTGTTTCTGCACCTCTTCCAAGAGGACCAGCGATGACGCAAGCTCCTCCACCACCTCCATCGATTTCCACACCAGGAGAAAGCATACAGCAGAATCGACCTCAAGAACGAGAGCAAGACGGTGGTAACAATCAAGAATCTTCGAAAGATGGAAGCGGAACTAGTGACAATAATAGAAAGGACATAGCTGACCTATACTGA
- the GCD11 gene encoding translation initiation factor eIF2 subunit gamma (highly similar to uniprot|P32481 Saccharomyces cerevisiae YER025W GCD11 Gamma subunit of the translation initiation factor eIF2 involved in the identification of the start codon binds GTP when forming the ternary complex with GTP and tRNAi-Met) — MSDLQDQEPSIVINGNMEPEEEEPYDMEEQMADELEEETIEKPKKKVTFDKLAEDEEDDEEKRKREFEEGGGLPQQPENPDFSKLTPISPEIISRQATINIGTIGHVAHGKSTVVRAISGVQTVRFKDELERNITIKLGYANAKIYKCQEPTCPEPDCYRSFKSDKEINPKCQRPGCPGRYELVRHVSFVDCPGHDILMSTMLSGAAVMDAALLLIAGNESCPQPQTSEHLAAIEIMKLKHVVILQNKVDLMREESALEHEKSILKFIRGTIADGAPIVPISAQLKYNIDAVNEFIVKTIPVPPRDFNISPRLIVIRSFDVNKPGAEINDLKGGVAGGSILNGVFKLGDEIEIRPGIVTKDEKGKIQCKPIFSNIVSLFAEQNDLKFAVPGGLIGVGTKVDPTLCRADRLVGQVVGAKGHLPSIYTDIEINYLLLRRLLGVKTDGSKKAKVRNLEPNEVLMVNIGSTATGARVVAVKADMARLQLTSPACTEINEKIALSRRIEKHWRLIGWATIKRGTTLEPLF, encoded by the coding sequence ATGTCAGATTTAcaagatcaagaaccaAGTATTGTCATCAACGGCAATATGGAacctgaagaagaggaaccTTACGATATGGAAGAACAAATGGCCGACGAacttgaagaagaaaccattgaaaagccaaagaagaaagtcACTTTCGATAAATTagctgaagatgaagaagatgatgaggaaaagagaaagagagaatttgaagaaggtggtgGTTTACCACAACAACCAGAAAACCCAGATTTTTCCAAGTTAACACCAATATCACCAGAAATTATCAGTAGACAAGCTACTATTAACATTGGTACAATTGGTCATGTGGCTCACGGTAAATCTACCGTCGTTAGAGCTATTTCAGGTGTTCAAACCGTCCGTTTCAAGGACGAATTGGAACGTAACATTACCATCAAGTTGGGTTATGCCAATGCAAAGATCTATAAATGTCAAGAACCAACATGTCCTGAACCAGACTGTTATAGATCATTTAAATCTGATAAGGAGATCAATCCAAAGTGTCAAAGACCAGGTTGTCCAGGTCGTTACGAATTGGTCCGTCACGTTTCATTTGTGGACTGTCCAGGTCACGATATTTTGATGAGTACCATGTTGTCAGGTGCTGCCGTTATGGATGCAGCACTATTGTTAATTGCAGGTAACGAATCATGTCCTCAACCACAAACTTCAGAACATTTGGCTGCTATAGAAATTATGAAGTTGAAACACGTTGTCATTTTGCAAAACAAAGTGGATTTGATGAGAGAAGAAAGTGCTTTAGAACACgaaaaatcaattttgaaatttatcagaGGTACTATTGCAGATGGTGCCCCAATAGTTCCAATTTCTGCACAATTGAAATACAATATCGATGCAGTTAACGAATTTATCGTTAAGACAATCCCAGTACCACCAAGAGATTTTAACATTTCTCCAAGATTGATCGTTATTCGTTCATTCGATGTTAACAAACCAGGTGCTGAAATTAACGATTTGAAGGGTGGTGTTGCAGGTGGTTCCATCTTGAATGGTGTCTTTAAATTGGGAGacgaaattgaaattagaCCTGGTATTGTGACCAAGGATGAAAAGGGTAAGATTCAATGTAAACCAATCTTTTCTAACATTGTTTCTCTTTTCGCTGAACaaaatgatttgaaatttgcaGTTCCCGGTGGTTTAATCGGTGTTGGTACTAAGGTGGATCCTACTTTGTGTAGAGCTGATCGTCTAGTGGGTCAAGTTGTTGGTGCAAAGGGTCATTTACCAAGTATTTACACAGACATCGAAATCAACTATCTATTGCTACGTCGTCTGTTAGGTGTTAAAACCGATGGTTCGAAGAAGGCTAAGGTTAGAAACTTGGAACCTAACGAAGTTCTCATGGTTAACATCGGTTCCACTGCTACAGGTGCAAGAGTTGTTGCAGTTAAGGCAGATATGGCCAGATTACAATTGACTTCACCAGCATGTACAGAGATTAACGAAAAGATTGCCTTATCTAGACGTATCGAGAAGCATTGGCGTCTAATTGGTTGGGCAACAATTAAGAGAGGTACTACATTAGAACCACTTTTCTAA